The genomic interval TAATTTTTTGGTGATGTTGGTAACGGCACAGCCACGTAGTCTTCCACGTTCACTGACCGTTGCTTGCCACGTTGACAttgggatttaaaaaaaatttttagCACGTGTGTCTGAGAAGTATTAGGGATGAATTAGGGTTAATTTAGGGGAAATTGGATTTCATGAATTGGGGACAAACTCAAAGGGTATTCTAACTCCACTAACGAACTCGAAGGATTCTTCTCCAAGCATTGTTGTTTGGAGATCTTTGGAATCTCACAACTGTCACCATTGTTTAATCTCGAAGCAAAACACCCTTCACAACTGCTGAAAAGGGaaccaaattcttattttcctCGTCTTTCCTAGTATGCAACCGATACTTCTCTAAAGGTGGGAGCAAGTGATAAAATCCAACATATACCCAATAAAGCACAATAGGGGCAAATGTGCCCATCAATTCATCGCTCACATATCCTTCCCAGAAAACCATTGTACAGATCCAAACGTGGAAACAAGTCAATTTCTAGCAAAAACAATCCAACCCAGAAACAAACTCGGCAAGTCAAAGCTGCATTACAGCTAAAGATCTTAACTTGGACAAGCTCCTTCACtcgtgaaaataaaattcagaacTGTTCACTTGATAAGCAGAcacaagaagaaacaaaaataactaacaGCTTCACATATGTTTGTTCACATTATTCTAATACTTggaaaaaaaccaaaataaagaaaaacaaaaatagaaattcatTAAACGGCGTTGAATTCCAAAAACCTGAAATTGTGAAGATTTTGAAACTTCCCCACAAGTTCTCAGaaaccaaattcaaagataACCCATAATAGATTCTAGAACGATAGCTTACCGGGATACCCAGACGCTATAAATGTTTTCAGCGCATTGCTCGATCAGATCTAGGGCATAATCCGAACGGGATTAAACAGTGGTGACAGTTGTGAGATTCCAAAGATCTCCAAAACAACAATGCTTGGAAAAGAATCCTTCGAGTTCATTAGTGGAGTTCGAATACCCTTTGAGTTCGTCCCCAATTCATGAAATCCAATTTCCCCTAAATTAACCCTAATTGATCCCTAATACTTCTCAGACAAACgtgctaaattttttttttaaatcccaaTGTCAACGTGGCAAGCAACGGTCAGTGAACGTGGAAGACTCCGTGGCTGTGCCGTTACCAACATCACCAAAAAATTAACGCCGTTTAAAATGAGGAACTAAAAGTAAGAATTATCATACTTAGAGGACTAAATGCTATCAAAGTTTCATGcggggactaaaaccaaaaatcagtgaaacttcagggactaaaagcatatttaacccatttttttacaatggatttcaaaaatgttaatttttttatttcttttaattatttcatttaattttattgaagggtatttttatttattggaaGTGCAAGAAAAAGTCTTTCAAAGTACTGGGAGAAACACCCTATATGGTTTAAGACCACTGTAAGCTCAAATAAgtcatacaaaaattattattaataaataatatttttttatattatttttttattcttaattttatctttttataacttttaattgattagtcatttaataaattattaaagaacaaattatatttaaagtattagtttttttatactattttttcacttttaattttattattttatgatttctaattatttagttatttaaaaaatatattttatttactaaaataatattattttagaagtaatatatattcattagcAATACAATTTGTTTacattatcatataaaatattgtctctccaaataattatttttttattgatttgatttgattttgaacCAATTtactgtaaaattaaaaataaatttcaactctataatttaatattaaataaattattattttagttcttattagtttttcaaatttaaaatatctgtaTCAATCTCTAAACATCAATTATGTCTAAAGTTGAAcctattttcttaattaattttatctatgaTAGACGtctctaaatattattttaaaaattagttaaattttttaaacaaataaaagaataccTTTTTTTAATGCGTGTCcgtagattttttttatccacaattaaaagttatttttctaaatatattttaaatatatttattattaaataataatttttaggtTAAACTCATTCGTTAGTCCCTATTTTCGCGTTTTTGTCCCACATTAgttcttgatttattttttgtgccaaTTAAGTCCCTAATTTTGCAAAATTGTAAGAAATTGACCCTTGCCGTTAATTGCAGTTAACGGGGTTAAGTTTTAAGTTACCTATGCTGGTCAGCTAGCACCAAACCATGACGTGTGTGTAGATAATCATGTGACGTGGTATTAATTTTGACGTGGcagtaaaaataagaatttggggAAAATTTGGGGattttaacattgttttaaaattagggttaagcTTATAAAATAGAATTTGGTTTGATGTTTGATGTTCGCAAGCAGAGGTGAAAGTGAATGTTTGCAAGCAAAGATAGAAAGATGGTTTTGGGTTGGGTGTTCTTCAACATTTGGATTCGAAAGCAATTGAAGGTTGGAAGTAGGAAACGAAGACGCAAGCATGTCCATGCAGCATTCGTTTTCGTGTTCATGGTCCACTTGCAATGATTGTCGGAAGCAATTGCGATTTATCAGCTCTCGTGAAGATGGATGCTGGAATAGGAAGGAGGCGTCATCGATTTGTTATTGTGGAGAGAAGTCTGTGCTGAGGACTGCCAAAACCACTAAGAATAAAGGCAAACAATTCTAGAGTTGCCCTAGGTATAAGGGTGGAGGTGAAAATGGTGAATGCAACTATTTCAGATGGTTGAGTGATTTGGGAACTGAGGAAAGTGTTAGCTGTGAGCTTATGGAAACAAATGATGTGAGGTTGGTGAAGAATGTTGAAAACGAAAGGGATAACAAGATATTTGCTGTGCAGAAGGCTGTTATGAGTCTTgaaaaatagatgaaaatatTGGTTGGGGTTGTCTGTATTGTATTTGTAATGAACATGATTACAGTTGTAATGTTGATGGGAAGGGCATGATAATGTCTGTCTAAGTAGTGTAATGCAGGTGATCATAGAATGTAATAGTTGTGTCTAAGTAGTGTTGCAATTGTTGTGTAACTTTGAAATGTAAAAGTTGCAGATGTTTGTTTAATGAAATCAAGATTTGCAGTCTATATTTGTGTTCTTGTTTGTTAAATCTGCCATTCacagtaaaattatttatatagcACCGAGAATGAAGAAATTTTCAGATTCAAAGCTGGAAGgctaaaaaaaagaactttaagGAAAGGCCCTAGGCAACTACATCTAGCTGAAATATATGAGCTAACAACTGTGAAATGGTGTAGGACACAACAAGGATTAAGAAGCACGGTGCAAACTGCAGAACAAAGATACGTCTTGGGAAAACTGAAAAATGCAGCAACTCAAATATGCTTTTCACAATTCAGTGGTGAATTTGAGTTGGTACCAGTAGTAACATGTTTTGAAACTTGAATTAAACTTGTGGGCCACTGCAAATTTAATCAAACTTGACAGAAATAATGTGCATCATATGAAAATGCAAACAACCTTTGAtgcaaaattttgaaaactgatTTAGATGAACTCAACAACTCAATTTGCAATTTTGTGATGCATTTGAGTTGGAATCACCTTATACACATTTAAGATCATTAAGCAAACTTGTTTGAAGCTTCAGACTCAGAAAGGTGGCGATATTTATATCAGTGAAAGGTGGCAACGAAATGTGCCATTCATATTGCAAAATAAGAAGTCTTCCATATGTTCATCTATAATTGGCTGATATAATTGGCTGAACATAAACCAAAATACCACTCAGACTAACATAAATGTACTCAGCTGATATAATTGGCTGCAAAATACAACTTGTTCATCTATCTATTACATGTCCTTTCATAAACCAAAATACATTGTTCAAGTTTGTAAATAGCTCCAAAGCAACTGGTCCATGAGGTACACCCTAAGCCAGTGAAGTGGGTGCTTCTCCCTGTGACTGCAAAACAACTTGTTCATCTGTCTTGGGACAACGTTTTTTGTTGTGACCCACTTCCCTACACTTGCTGCATCTCTTAAGCAATCCTCCTTTGGTCATCCTGGTGTTATCTTTATGCAACTCCCACTGCTCtaacctccttttcttctttggaCGACCACACAGCTTTCTTTTTGATGGAGGCATGACATCTTCATATTGGGTTACCTCCCACAAGTTGTTTCCGTTTATAGGATATATGATAGAGGAGTAGATTTGTTCATATGTTGAAGTGTGAAAGCATGCAGGTATGTAGTCCTCTTCATTCAGGTTGAGAAATCTCATTGCTGCCAAGGCATGAGCACAGGGTACTCCACTGATGCTCCATTTTCTGCATGAGCATGAAGATTCATCTATGTTGACCACATACTTGTCCCTAGTATGGGACACATGTCtcacttcaaatattttttctacGGACCAGTTGTCAAGAGGAGGTCACATTAGTAATGCATAAGACATAGTTAAAGTAGGAccctaaaatgaattatattactTTACCTGGGAATCCAGTACTGTGTTTGAAGGGCCTCCTTTCGTAGTCTACTCATGATTTTTGGACAAATGGCTGACTTAAATGACTTCACCCTTGACCTATTAGTGGCCCACCTCTTCATGATATAAAGTCTGATTTCCTCCAACATTGTAATAATTGGTTTTGTCCTCATATGCACCAAAACGCTATTAAACGCTTCTGACATGTTATTGACCAAGGTATCACATTGAGTTGTGGTTATGAACCTTGATCTGGACCAAAACCTTCAATGAAAAATAAGTCATACAATTAGTAAACAAACGCTTGTGGGACAGTGGGAGGTGGGACAGTGGAATACCTTGGAGCAATTGCTATCAAGTGGCGAAACGCTTCTTGGTTTACTTCTCTTATACTTCTCATTTCAGTCTCCCATTTCTGTGGGTGTGTTTCCAGTGTTGCCCTCCACATCAGCTTCTTTAGATTCTTTCCAGGAAATTTCTTCTGGAAATTGGCATATAAATGCCTTACACAATATCTGTGTGCAATTCCAGGAAGTATTTCATCTACAGCGTGTAACAGACCTTGTGAATGAGAATAAATGGCTTATATGACGTCAACAATACAAGTACAGAACCAACACATGCCATATATCAAGTACATAACATAAGTATACATACCCTTTGTTGATCTGATAACAATGTAAGTGAGTAACAGAAGTCAGGTCCACCTAGGTCTTCAATTAGTAGCTCCATAAACCATTTCCAAGTCTCCTTGTTCTTCACCTCTACTACAGCATATGCTAGTGGCATCATTTGATCATTTGCATCTCGAGCAACAACAGTTAACAACTCTCCACCATATCTACCTTTCAAGAATGCTCCATCAAGGCCAATGATTGGCCTACATGAGAGAAAGCTATCTTTGCATGCCTTGAGGCATGCGTAGAACCTTTCAAAAATTCGTTGTTGatcattttcttgaaatttGACCTTGATAGTGGAACCTGGGTTTCTAGCTAAGAGCTCATAAGCGTAATCATATATTCTAGTATATTGCTTAGTGAATGACCCTTCCACCTCATCTGAAGCAAATTTCTTTGCTCTATAAGCCATATTTTTACTTATTGCTATGTTCCATTTCCTacttattttatctctaatgTCAAGTCCCTTAACTGTAGGATTCTCTCTTACtgtcttttccaattttttacTTAGCCATCTTGCATTGAATACACCCAACTTATGCTCCCTACTGCATGTGTGTCCATCAACCACAATCCTTAAATGCCATGTATCTATTGCCTCCATGTAAGCAAAATAAGCCATCCAAGGACATTCTCCTTTTGCTCCCATACACTTAAtccttattcttcttttatcatttttaataaatttcagtttttttccATTCTCTAGTGAGTATGTTTTGATGGCATCCAAGATGTCCACTTTCTGCCCAAAATATGTTCCCACCTCCCACTTGAAATCAACCATCCTTTTAGGCATAGTGAATGTATCAAAATTACCATATCCCTCTTCAacatcattttcttcatcaCTTATATAAGGAGAAGTTAACTCCTCAGACTCCCATTCATCAGTGAATAAACTACTATCACTAATGTCACGTTCTTCTAAATCTGACTCATGATGTTGTTCCAAATCTGACTCAGAAATAACACTGCAATCAAGTTCCATATTGGCTGAACTATCTCTTTGACTAAAGTCACATTGGATGTTTACGTCTACTAAACCATCCACACTATGCACTTCATCATCCATAATATTCACTTCACCATCCACAATATTCACTTGACCAATATCATCATCTGATGAACTCCATTCATTCACAATTGTTGTGTTAACTACAATTGTCCCCTCATCATGACCTTCCTCTTTTTGTATTCCCTCACTCTCACCAACATCCACTTCTACTTCCTCAACATGAACATCCACTTCTATTCCCTCACTCTCACGAACATCAACTTGTACTTCCTCACCATCAACATGAACTTCTATTCTCTCATTAACAGCTTCATCATGTTCTATTCCCTCAATCTCACCAACATCAANNNNNNNNNNNNNNNNNNNNNNNNNNNNNNNNNNNNNNNNNNNNNNNNNNNNNNNNNNNNNNNNNNNNNNNNNNNNNNNNNNNNNNNNNNNNNNNNNNNNNNNNNNNNNNNNNNNNNNNNNNNNNNNNNNNNNNNNNNNNNNNNNNNNNNNNNNNNNNNNNNNNNNNNNNNNNNNNNNNNNNNNNNNNNNNNNNNNNNNNNNNNNNNNNNNNNNNNNNNNNNNNNNNNNNNNNNNNNNNNNNNNNNNNNNNNNNNNNNNNNNNNNNNNNNNNNNNNNNNNNNNNNTCAACATCAACTTCTCTTCTGTCCTCACTAACAACTTCATCATGTTCTATTCCCTCACCCTCACCAACATCAACTTGTACTTCCTCACCATCAACCTCAACTTCTATTCTGTCCACATCCAACTTTGCACTCTCACCACCTTCATGTTGTACCCCCTCATCTAACTGTTCTTCATGTACATTATATTCAATCATCTGAATGACATAACCTTGAGACACACAATGCACAACATATAAATGCACTCGACCATTTAACCTAGCTAAATTGACCATATGCATAGCTCCTACATCATCACACAATGCTTCTAGCTTACCATCTAATACATGACCACATCCAACCGAATACCACAAGTCCTAAAATTCTACATATCCAAGCGCTTTTATTGCACTCACGACAACGTAGTAACTCCAATAGTCAGGGTCAAAATGCATAGTATCACACTCCCCTTCATACGTCAGACACCCTTCGTTTACCAACTTCCCCCCATGGTGAATAATAACTTCTATGTCACCCTCCATCACACAAAACACACTCTACACCTATAAGTAAAtgtaaaacgaaaaaaaaaccacaaatattaaaacattgaaaatgacaCAAGAAAACGAAGTACAACTATGGGGGACATGGGGACCATAaccaaaatagggaaataatcTTTTTCCAGACAACCCCAACCCCACAATCTAAAAGGCATGGCCACATAACAACAAAATTCACCGAACTTTAAGGAAAAGCACCGAATAACACTGTACAATACAGATACACTAACCTTCCACGAAATTCCACACGAAAACGTTGCGATCCACGTTCAACCACTTCGCGATTCACGTGATAGAAACCCTTACTCCAATGCACAAGCTAATTTATCAATTTCGATCACTAATTGACCAATTTCGAACACTCATTCTCAACTCTGCTTGCCAACACTCAGTCTCACCTTTGTCAAACAATGGTAATCCCAATCTTATTTTTAACactaaccctaattttaaaacaattttaaaatccCCAAACTTTTAACTTAAGGGACACGTGAACAAATTAATACCACTTCACATGGTTATCTGCACGACACGTCAAGGTTTGGTGCCAGCTGACCAGCACAGGTAACTTAAAACTTAACcccgttaactgcatttaatgGCAAGGGTCAATTTcttacaattttacaaaattagggACTTAATTGGTACAAAAAATAAATCGGGGACTAATGTGGGACAAAAATGCGAAAATAGGGACTAACGAATGGGTTtaacctaatttttatttaaaatattaattttttttctttatgctaatttttttcattcttaattttatttgtttatgttgaATTGGACGGAGGTTAATACTCCAAACTCCTCTCTTCTACCAAGGCGTGATTCCAAGCTCTGCTTTCTATCTTCGATCAGTTTCAGCGCGGGGTGACCTGCAAGaaaacactctgacgctcaagttagtgaGTTGCACTCTCAAGGTCTTAATGAAATCTCAGAAAAATCCAGTTTACCTGGTTACCTAGTTCTGTATTTATTGACTCCGTGACTGTCCAGCCCATTAAATGTCATTTAATGTCAGGCATTCTGTGCCTTATTATTCGTCAATCTTACCATTTCCAGCACAATTGGGTCAATATCTCTCGTTAATTAATTATACCCGTTGATTGCTCATAACGTAGCGTGAGACAACCATTACTCACCTTTATAGCACCCTGTTTCGGGACTTGGGTGTTCGGTTACCCTTCACTGAGTTTCAATTGAGCGTATTGCGAAATTTAAATGTAGCGCCGACCCAACTGCACCCGAACGGATGGGGATACATCCAAGCGTTCGTCGTGGTCTGCACCGCACTTGCTTTACCACCAAGTTCGTCAGCGTTCCTATATTTCTTTCACGCTATCCCCAAGGCGAACAAATCTTGGATTTCTCTATCTCTTGTAAAGGGTAAACAgttgtttacactatttaaTTCATCTTATGAAGAGTTTAAAACCATATTCTTCAAGGTGCGATAAAAGAACAGGGTCAGTCCAGCTTTTATCTAAATGATGGTCAACCGAAGTTTCCATTTTATTGGTTCCAATATATTATAGTTAtactaatttaatgaaaatgttgtgattttaaaagaaaacaaaatgctaTGTGTCTTTATCGTAACATAACtaaacaatatttgaattttttatattattataacattcataatgattataaaaatttataaaaaaccttttaataattatataatattttaatatgttactattcaaatataaaatcatatatagaattaattaatgaatatattaatttaatcaatatataaaaatgtagaATAAATATAGCCATTAAAGTGTaacatttttcctttcaaaatgcactgttatgattttataatggtaattaataaaatgataaatataagatGAAAGCATGACTTGGTTATTATTAGGACTTTAAACTTGTATATGGTATGTAGTTGTTTGTTATATACTGAATTTGTTTAGAGATTATTGGAGTTCTGGTTTATTgttatgttcaaattataatGATAGTTTTCTACTTTTGGTTATCTAGTGTCCAAAATTACCCAACGACAATGATTGTGGATATTACTTGTGTTGATATATGACGAAAATTATCACATACTGTGAAGGAAGAACAATTCCAACTGatgtaagttatctttattGTCATAATTCATttgtaatacaaaatttaattgactaattttatattatttttctttcttgcagtCCTTTTCTAGGTGCAGATGTCAACAATTTCGTGACAATCAAATCATTAAAGTTAGAGAAGATGGGTGTTTACATGTACCTAATACATCTTATATGTTATGTTATAATGATGTACATGCTTATAGGTACAAATAGGATACATATGCTATGATTGTATATATTGTCTTATAAAGTAATGTGATGTCATGACACTAACTAAACGACTTGACAATTATATTTTGCAAATATTATTGTaccaatagtttttatttatattaataaatattctttttgatacatttgtttttgtgatattttacataatattttatattttttgtgtataataaaatcaataaatagcACATATTTATAcgtaataaaactaatattttatatttttttaaaaaaatattttatatttttcaaaattatattaaaaaattattttttaaaaaaaaaatagatcaaTAGATAacgtttatttaaaaaagcgctatctattgttagTCACCAATAGACATCGCTtctttaaataagcgctatctattgtcagacatcaatagataacgcttttttTAGAAGATAGCGCtgacatagatagcgcttaaaaagcgctatctatgattaaaaaaaaagcgctatctatgtacttttttgtagtagtgaggGAACATCCCAAAAAGATAGTTTCGTGAGCGAAGTCATCACTGACTCCCGAAGAGCTAATCAGTCAGCTCGATCAGCTACCCCGAAAGACCTCGTCGCGGGCTCTCATCAGGCTTTTGGGTTCCTAGTATCTATGTACCAGAGTGTTCGGTAAGGTTTCCGTATTTTTCGTTGTAGTTGTCATTTGTTACTTATTGGAACTTTTTCTGTTGTTTTAGATATTTTCGAGAAGAACAAAGCTTTTCTGCTGATGATGTCCTGAAAAAAAGCAGAACTAAAGAAGAGTGGCGCGAAGATTTCTTCTGCACCCATGCAACCAGGTGCTAAGCTCGATTAGCAGAAGGTACCCAAAGCCACTCTTACTGTTAATCCGGCTTTCAAAATTGCTCCTTATTCATCGTCTTCCCTTAATCCGACATTTTCATTTGTAGTGCCAACAACGTGACCATGTCATTTGAAGACTACCCTACCTCTTTTGCTCCAACCATCTTGCTTTGCGTAGaaactgataacggtctaaaaacagttatttttatatgtgaaattgatattaaaacacaccctttatgacttagaaggagcttaaaatcatgcaaaacactaaACTTAGGTCACAAGAGTGTCAAAgatggttttagagatattatgcttggttttacattgttttgatagGATTTAATGGGAATTGAAGGATGAAAAgggaagtaggaaggagttggactcaagaagggatgaagaaaggtgcaaaagaggaatcgctcccaccgctcagcgccaattccaacgctgagcgtcAGCATTGTGGAGTTCAATACGGCAGAACGCTTAAGCGCCGGTGCTGAGGGGTGAAAGAAGAACTGTCGCACAACTTAGCACTGAGAACTTTAATTCAATACGGCAGGAGGCTTGAGCGTCAACGTTGAGCGATCCAGTAGAGTGctgcacctaccgctgagcggtcaaatcgAGCACTGAACGCtatagttgggcttgggccaaaattctgtaatttttcatagcttataaatagacctTCAGAATTattctagggtaatcttttgacTGAAAAAGACGACATatcaccttctacactccttggaggcggaatttggatgctaaggctccaattcaccaattctagggtttactctttcattctttccattaaatccatatagtttcaccatgtcaatggtgaactaaaccctttgttgtttgggaacaatgtaatctttgttaaactctcttatatcgaaattcctattttattcatatactggtattatcaatagtttgagttttcttctttgtactttaaagcttgcattgtttaactcattcaatgtcatgatctttgattttttcgatatgggaacgtacggagaaatctagaactgagaagaattcaCTTGATTATGCAATACTTCCTAGGAATAcgagtaggacggtcaattgctttaagcttatgtgattaatgcattagtaattgctagggagactaggaatagtaaactGGTAATTGTGGTAATaagctcttttcgccaagggaccatgtttagagtaatttagaaagttgcatgaacattgataataaagtggaatataataggaataatagatataggagggtggatcaggatgaaattgtaaactccaaaaacttcattcattcatattcttattagtcaattgattcaactcttgcatttgcatgtttactttcgtttttgcattaaactctcaaattattattctttcaagtcagatgcgatcaattcacatgaacgtatAGGCCACAAAGTCCCTTtggaaacgatatctggacttattgtctattattacttgatacgatctggtacacttgccagggtgtaaACAGAAACCATATAACTTGTTTGTAAAATATTTGTGCCGACCTTACAATGAGCGTTAAAATGTTCTTACAAGACTGAATTCACTCTGTAAAGACTGTTTTTGTCAccttctttctttacttttgtataaatttcttctcATTACCAACTTAGATGTTATCAGTATGTAATCTCCAAGAGAACCATAAGGAATTATGCCTGCAAAAACACTTTGATGTCCAAGGCAAGGTATAATAAATGCAGTCAATGTGGTATTAGTGACAAAAACGTATTAATTACCTCatgaataatgttatttatactAAATACTAGGTTTATAAGCCCTTA from Vigna radiata var. radiata cultivar VC1973A chromosome 9, Vradiata_ver6, whole genome shotgun sequence carries:
- the LOC106773469 gene encoding uncharacterized protein LOC106773469 — protein: MHMVNLARLNGRVHLYVVHCVSQGYVIQMIEYNVHEEQLDEGVQHEGGESAKLDVDRIEVEVDGEEVQVDVGEEHDEAVNERIEVHVDGEEVQVDVRESEGIEVDVHVEEVEVDVGESEGIQKEEGHDEGTIVVNTTIVNEWSSSDDDIGQVNIVDGEVNIMDDEVHSVDGLVDVNIQCDFSQRDSSANMELDCSVISESDLEQHHESDLEERDISDSSLFTDEWESEELTSPYISDEENDVEEGYGNFDTFTMPKRMVDFKWEVGTYFGQKVDILDAIKTYSLENGKKLKFIKNDKRRIRIKCMGAKGECPWMAYFAYMEAIDTWHLRIVVDGHTCSREHKLGVFNARWLSKKLEKTVRENPTVKGLDIRDKISRKWNIAISKNMAYRAKKFASDEVEGSFTKQYTRIYDYAYELLARNPGSTIKVKFQENDQQRIFERFYACLKACKDSFLSCRPIIGLDGAFLKGRYGGELLTVVARDANDQMMPLAYAVVEVKNKETWKWFMELLIEDLGGPDFCYSLTLLSDQQRKKFPGKNLKKLMWRATLETHPQKWETEMRSIREVNQEAFRHLIAIAPRFWSRSRFITTTQCDTLVNNMSEAFNSVLVHMRTKPIITMLEEIRLYIMKRWATNRSRVKSFKSAICPKIMSRLRKEALQTQYWIPRKWSISGVPCAHALAAMRFLNLNEEDYIPACFHTSTYEQIYSSIIYPINGNNLWEVTQYEDVMPPSKRKLCGRPKKKRRLEQWELHKDNTRMTKGGLLKRCSKCREVGHNKKRCPKTDEQVVLQSQGEAPTSLA